The following proteins are encoded in a genomic region of Sulfurimonas sp. HSL3-7:
- a CDS encoding replicative DNA helicase, producing MEEALYNLAFERSILSSIIFEPSQFDDLENILKEDDFYLPAHQDIYRAIATLVHRDEPIDEEFIKKELSQKKKFDEAVMLDILSANPISNTTAYVKEIKDKALKRHLLTLTTEIKRVTLEEELPSSEVVDMVEKKLYAITQDSQSSDFKDADRVTIDTMNYIAEMKARGNTVLVGVDTGFEELNKMTTGFGKGDLVILAARPAMGKTSFALNIVQNLLDNGKGVAFFSLEMPAEQLMLRLLSIKTSVGLQKLRVGDMDDDQWSRLNKAVEQMQHSKLFVDDHGSLNINQLRSKLRKLKGKHPEIELCVVDYLQIMSGTGTKDRHLEVSEMSRGLKMLARELEMPIIALSQLNRGLESRNDKRPMLSDIRESGSIEQDADIIMFVYRDDVYLYKEEKEREKAAKAEGKEFTPTYVEKEEEEAEIIIGKQRNGPTGHVKLLFQKKLTRFVDRPAYGAVEVAYENVDTTSANMNIEMPTI from the coding sequence ATGGAAGAAGCTCTCTATAACCTGGCATTTGAACGTTCCATCCTTAGCTCGATTATCTTTGAGCCGAGCCAGTTCGATGACCTTGAAAATATTCTAAAAGAAGACGATTTCTATCTGCCGGCACACCAGGATATCTACAGGGCGATCGCAACACTGGTGCACCGGGATGAACCGATCGACGAAGAGTTTATCAAGAAAGAGCTGAGCCAGAAGAAGAAGTTCGATGAAGCGGTGATGTTGGACATCCTTTCAGCAAACCCTATCTCCAACACCACGGCGTACGTCAAAGAAATCAAGGACAAGGCACTCAAGCGGCATCTTCTGACCTTGACTACAGAGATCAAGCGGGTGACGCTCGAAGAGGAGCTCCCCAGCAGTGAAGTTGTCGATATGGTGGAGAAAAAGCTCTATGCCATCACCCAGGACTCGCAGAGCAGCGACTTCAAAGACGCCGACCGGGTGACGATCGACACGATGAACTATATCGCAGAGATGAAGGCGCGCGGCAACACAGTGCTTGTCGGGGTCGATACGGGGTTTGAAGAACTCAACAAGATGACGACCGGTTTCGGTAAGGGTGACCTTGTCATCTTGGCGGCGAGACCGGCCATGGGTAAGACCTCGTTTGCGCTAAATATCGTCCAGAATCTTCTTGACAACGGTAAGGGAGTTGCTTTCTTCTCACTAGAGATGCCGGCCGAGCAGCTGATGCTGCGTCTTTTGAGTATCAAGACCTCTGTAGGTCTGCAGAAACTGCGCGTAGGCGACATGGATGATGACCAGTGGTCCCGTCTGAACAAGGCCGTCGAACAGATGCAGCACTCCAAGCTCTTCGTGGACGATCACGGCTCACTCAACATCAATCAGCTGCGCTCGAAACTGCGCAAGCTCAAAGGAAAACATCCCGAGATTGAGCTCTGCGTTGTGGATTACCTGCAGATCATGAGCGGCACGGGCACAAAAGACCGTCACCTCGAGGTCAGTGAGATGTCGCGCGGGCTGAAGATGCTGGCCCGTGAGCTTGAGATGCCGATCATCGCCCTTTCCCAACTCAACCGCGGGCTTGAGTCGCGCAACGACAAGCGTCCGATGCTCAGCGATATCCGTGAGTCGGGTTCGATCGAGCAGGATGCGGATATCATTATGTTCGTCTACCGCGACGATGTCTACCTTTACAAAGAGGAGAAGGAGCGCGAAAAAGCGGCAAAGGCGGAAGGGAAAGAGTTTACCCCGACTTACGTCGAAAAAGAGGAAGAGGAGGCCGAGATCATTATCGGCAAACAGCGTAACGGACCGACAGGGCATGTTAAGCTTCTCTTCCAGAAAAAACTGACCCGCTTTGTCGACAGACCGGCCTACGGTGCCGTTGAAGTTGCGTATGAAAACGTCGACACCACTTCGGCGAACATGAACATAGAGATGCCGACTATTTAA
- a CDS encoding ComEC/Rec2 family competence protein: MILSAPPLLRGREYLYFFLLAFSFLLFSLAAEFYHYAKLTQFDDAVIEVTVLKHYTKVKEGKKYDVLQLLSGDGAKFYITSKPVLKNLVGYRVTTWLHTAHIGFYDYLKGFAAKGRIISVERMKEKRYSLGETLQENHVSIEAGRIYGALFLALPLGRALQERFSYLGVSHLLAISGFHLGVLSLILFALLRWPYRLLQQCYFPYRHRNRDLFIIVAFVLGSYLFFLGDVASLLRAYVMLIVAYLLHDRGVKIVSMQTLFITLVLLLSLWPRLFFSVGLWLSIGGVYFIFLYLRYFSELSKYLTLFVVPVWVYLMMTPIALTVFGNYSLYHPLSVVWSILFTLFYPSALMLHAIGYGAAMDGVLDFFLVNEINGIHFELPLYWLAPYLLLALSALYSKKMLYLLLLVASGVSVATVYQVA, from the coding sequence GTGATATTGTCTGCGCCGCCGCTCTTGAGAGGTCGTGAATACCTCTACTTTTTTCTGCTCGCTTTTTCTTTTCTGCTCTTCTCCCTTGCTGCAGAGTTTTATCATTACGCCAAACTCACGCAGTTTGATGATGCGGTTATAGAGGTAACGGTTCTAAAGCACTATACAAAGGTCAAAGAGGGAAAGAAATATGATGTATTGCAGCTTCTAAGCGGTGACGGTGCCAAGTTCTATATCACATCGAAGCCGGTCTTGAAAAACCTGGTCGGGTATCGGGTAACGACATGGCTCCATACGGCGCACATCGGTTTTTACGATTATCTTAAGGGCTTTGCTGCAAAAGGGCGTATCATCTCAGTCGAGCGGATGAAAGAGAAACGGTATAGCCTAGGCGAGACCTTACAAGAAAACCATGTCAGCATCGAGGCAGGGAGGATCTACGGGGCACTTTTTCTTGCCCTGCCGCTTGGGCGCGCCTTGCAGGAGCGGTTTTCCTATCTGGGTGTCTCGCATCTGCTGGCGATCAGCGGGTTCCATCTGGGCGTATTGAGCCTGATCTTATTCGCACTTTTGAGATGGCCGTACCGGCTTTTGCAGCAGTGCTATTTCCCCTATAGGCACCGCAACCGCGACCTGTTTATCATCGTTGCCTTTGTGTTGGGCAGCTACCTTTTTTTTCTGGGGGATGTCGCTTCGTTGCTTCGTGCGTATGTGATGTTGATCGTTGCCTATCTCTTGCACGACAGGGGAGTAAAGATCGTCTCGATGCAGACTTTGTTTATCACCTTGGTGCTGCTGCTTTCATTGTGGCCGAGGCTCTTTTTTTCAGTGGGACTCTGGCTCTCGATCGGCGGGGTCTACTTTATCTTCTTATACCTGCGTTATTTTTCTGAGCTCTCAAAATATCTCACTCTTTTCGTTGTCCCGGTATGGGTCTATCTGATGATGACACCGATCGCTCTGACAGTTTTTGGAAACTACAGTCTCTACCATCCGCTCTCGGTTGTATGGAGTATTCTGTTTACACTCTTCTACCCGTCAGCGCTTATGCTGCACGCAATAGGATATGGTGCGGCCATGGACGGCGTGCTGGATTTTTTTTTGGTGAACGAAATCAACGGCATCCATTTTGAACTGCCACTGTATTGGCTGGCACCTTATCTGCTTTTGGCTCTGAGCGCACTCTACAGCAAAAAGATGCTCTATCTTCTACTTTTGGTGGCTTCTGGAGTATCCGTAGCTACGGTTTATCAGGTAGCATAG
- a CDS encoding YihY/virulence factor BrkB family protein, giving the protein MHLPQSIKRNHYYRHIRFFLKKLFDDELTYYASSLSFYTISTIVPLLVIIFSLLPRLERFDEYYATLKIFLIEHLLPVQTEIITDYIDTFIANSTQLGIISLTVTLLISLLFFTNFSYVVNSIFKAKHSGFFKTIFTYLLLITLMPLGLVLSFYFTSTINQFVNRYLFGSVIEFSAVLPHLIEWLIFFLIYKLSPNVYVYYKSAAISSFIAMLIWASSKAAFVYYVFFAKATSTIYGPFAISIFFLTWIYLSWIIFVYGLRLCYLINRSYGYSRSHQK; this is encoded by the coding sequence ATGCATCTGCCTCAAAGTATAAAACGCAACCATTATTATCGTCACATCCGTTTTTTTCTCAAGAAACTTTTTGATGACGAGCTGACCTATTATGCCTCAAGCCTCAGCTTCTACACCATCTCGACCATTGTCCCCCTGCTGGTAATCATCTTCTCGCTCTTGCCGCGTCTGGAACGTTTTGATGAATATTATGCAACACTGAAGATTTTTCTGATCGAGCACCTGCTTCCCGTGCAGACCGAGATCATCACAGACTATATCGATACCTTTATTGCCAACAGTACGCAACTGGGCATTATAAGTCTCACCGTTACGCTGCTGATCTCCCTGCTCTTTTTTACCAATTTCTCTTACGTTGTAAATAGCATTTTCAAAGCCAAACACAGCGGGTTTTTCAAAACGATCTTCACCTACCTCTTGCTGATCACGCTGATGCCACTGGGACTGGTACTCTCCTTCTACTTCACCAGCACCATCAACCAGTTTGTCAACAGATACCTTTTCGGCAGCGTCATCGAGTTCTCCGCCGTGCTGCCCCACCTCATCGAGTGGCTTATCTTTTTTCTTATCTACAAACTGTCTCCCAACGTCTATGTCTATTACAAATCGGCCGCGATAAGTTCCTTCATCGCCATGCTGATCTGGGCCAGTTCCAAGGCCGCCTTTGTCTACTATGTCTTTTTTGCCAAAGCGACCAGCACCATCTACGGTCCTTTCGCTATATCCATCTTCTTTTTGACCTGGATCTATCTCTCCTGGATCATCTTCGTCTACGGATTGCGGCTATGCTACCTGATAAACCGTAGCTACGGATACTCCAGAAGCCACCAAAAGTAG
- a CDS encoding FAD-linked oxidase C-terminal domain-containing protein, whose translation MLDHSHIYYFEKLLDKENVYSDKAHMIAYSYDATRAHFEPDAVLFPRNEEDVSAILKYCNEHHIVIVPRGAGSGFTGGALPSKGGIVLAFEKHMNKILEIDMENMVAIVQPGVINMDLQKAVEAVGLFYPPDPASQNYSTIGGNVNENAGGMRAAKYGITKDYVMAIRAVLPNGDIIKAGKRTIKDVAGYNIAGILIASEGTLAVTTEVTLKLLSKPKMTKTAMGIFDTVNSAMEAVYKTMASGVTPVAMEFLDNKTIRAVEQTYHKGLPVEAGAILVTDVDGNLESDLDFQLAQIEKVFRENGCTDFKIAKNQEEAADLWFARRRASQSLSIYGSKKINEDVTVPRAVLPQLLKEFDKIAEKYNINIPCFGHTGDGNVHTNVMVDGSDEEQVKIGYQAIEEVFQATIDLGGTLSGEHGIGLAKAPYMNMAFTDEEMNLFKAIKKAFDPNNILNPNKMGLD comes from the coding sequence ATGTTAGACCATTCGCATATCTACTATTTTGAAAAACTTTTAGACAAAGAGAATGTCTACAGCGATAAAGCCCACATGATCGCCTACTCTTACGATGCGACACGTGCACACTTCGAGCCTGATGCCGTGCTCTTCCCCCGCAACGAAGAGGATGTCAGCGCGATTCTGAAGTACTGTAACGAACACCATATTGTCATCGTTCCCCGCGGTGCCGGCTCCGGTTTCACCGGGGGCGCCCTGCCGAGCAAAGGCGGTATCGTTCTCGCTTTTGAAAAGCACATGAACAAGATCCTCGAGATCGATATGGAAAATATGGTCGCCATTGTACAGCCAGGGGTCATCAATATGGATCTGCAAAAAGCGGTTGAAGCGGTCGGCCTCTTCTACCCGCCGGACCCGGCCAGCCAGAACTACTCGACTATCGGCGGAAATGTCAATGAAAATGCCGGCGGCATGCGTGCTGCCAAATACGGCATCACAAAAGACTATGTCATGGCCATACGTGCTGTCCTGCCAAACGGCGATATCATCAAGGCCGGAAAACGCACCATCAAGGATGTAGCCGGTTACAACATCGCCGGTATCCTGATCGCATCCGAAGGCACCCTCGCCGTCACGACCGAAGTCACGTTGAAACTCCTCTCAAAACCCAAGATGACAAAAACGGCGATGGGGATCTTCGATACCGTCAACTCGGCGATGGAAGCCGTCTACAAGACCATGGCATCGGGTGTTACCCCGGTCGCGATGGAGTTTCTGGACAACAAGACCATCCGTGCGGTCGAACAGACCTACCATAAAGGGCTGCCGGTCGAAGCGGGCGCGATCCTTGTCACCGATGTGGACGGCAACCTTGAGAGCGATCTGGACTTCCAGCTCGCCCAGATCGAAAAGGTCTTCAGAGAAAACGGCTGTACTGATTTCAAGATCGCAAAGAACCAAGAGGAAGCAGCCGACCTCTGGTTCGCGCGCAGACGAGCCTCCCAGTCACTCTCCATCTACGGCAGCAAAAAGATCAATGAAGATGTTACCGTACCGCGTGCGGTACTGCCGCAGCTTCTTAAAGAGTTTGATAAGATCGCTGAGAAATACAATATCAACATCCCCTGTTTTGGCCACACCGGCGACGGCAATGTCCACACCAATGTCATGGTTGACGGCAGCGATGAAGAGCAGGTCAAGATCGGTTATCAGGCTATTGAAGAGGTCTTTCAGGCCACGATCGATCTCGGCGGTACGCTGAGCGGTGAGCACGGCATCGGCCTTGCCAAAGCACCGTATATGAATATGGCCTTCACGGATGAGGAGATGAACCTGTTCAAAGCGATCAAAAAAGCGTTCGATCCGAACAATATCCTCAATCCGAACAAGATGGGTCTCGACTAA
- a CDS encoding plasminogen-binding N-terminal domain-containing protein yields MHRFILFFLFPFFLHAAELHLPVKSVTDNGKSATVEVKQIAKGVHGFIVRHFTDDHSVIVADAYVSEFNEATSEATLALSEYEGLKQNSLPRGSWHVQPGDEAILAFGYSRALLLAPSEETYHIITKNIHGVEWIHPDSFATYLSYHAHPAPVKEDLSGYCTLGEIGLLYIYAEDALFTLDCQTMSLIQITPVELEEKDIKLPFFSRVEKISTSWWVWGEASRPLESYAPYYLELLVKHNTESKLLYDHIKSLETADKKLLKKFKIEE; encoded by the coding sequence GTGCATAGATTTATACTGTTTTTTCTTTTCCCTTTTTTTCTACATGCGGCTGAGCTCCACCTGCCTGTAAAATCCGTCACTGATAATGGTAAAAGTGCGACTGTAGAGGTCAAGCAGATCGCCAAAGGCGTGCACGGTTTTATCGTGCGCCACTTTACCGATGACCACAGTGTCATCGTCGCCGATGCCTATGTCTCTGAATTTAACGAAGCGACATCGGAAGCGACGCTGGCGCTTTCGGAATATGAAGGGCTGAAGCAGAACTCTCTGCCCAGAGGCAGCTGGCATGTTCAACCGGGCGATGAAGCGATCCTGGCCTTCGGCTATTCACGTGCACTTTTGCTTGCACCCAGCGAAGAGACCTATCATATCATCACGAAAAATATTCATGGTGTCGAATGGATCCACCCTGACAGTTTTGCCACCTACCTCTCCTACCATGCGCATCCGGCACCTGTAAAAGAGGACCTTTCAGGTTATTGTACCCTGGGTGAGATCGGGCTTTTGTATATCTACGCTGAAGATGCCCTTTTCACACTAGATTGTCAGACGATGAGCCTGATCCAGATCACGCCCGTCGAACTTGAAGAAAAAGATATCAAACTGCCTTTCTTCTCACGGGTTGAAAAGATCTCGACCTCATGGTGGGTATGGGGCGAAGCAAGCCGGCCTTTAGAAAGCTATGCGCCCTACTATCTGGAACTGCTGGTAAAACACAACACAGAGTCAAAGCTGCTTTATGACCACATCAAGAGCCTTGAAACAGCGGATAAAAAGCTGCTCAAGAAATTTAAAATCGAGGAATAA